The Actinomycetota bacterium genomic sequence TCGAACGCCTCGTCGGTCGTCTGGGCGGTTCGGTCGGGCGGCGTCTGGCCATCATCGACGGTTTCACCGCTCGGGTGCCGGCGGGGAGCGTCGGCCGCTTGGCGGGCGCGGACGGCGTGCGGGCAGTGACCGCCGACGCCCGCGGCCACATGCTGAGCGTCGACCCCGCGCTCGGTTATGACCCCGCGGCCGATCTCTCCTCGCCCACCAACGTGGCCTCGATCATCAACGCCAACCCCGCGTACGCCGCCGGCCTGACCGGCAAGGGCGTGGACGTGGCCCTCATCGACTCCGGGGTGGCGCCCGTCGTCGGGCTCACCTCGCCGGGCAAGGTCGTCAACGGGCCGGATCTGTCGTTCGACTCCCAGAACCCCAACCTCGTCTACCTGGACGGCTACGGCCACGGGACCCACATGGCCGGGCTCATCGCCGGGCGTGACACCGCCGATTCGGCCGTGCCCGACCCCGCCCACTTCACCGGGGTGGCTCCCGATGCCCGCATCCTCAACGTGAAGGTGGGGGCGGCGGACGGATCGGTGGACGTGTCCCAGGTCATCGCCGCCATCGACTGGGTGGTGCAGCACCGCAGCGACAACGGCCTCAACGTGCGGGTGCTGAACCTGTCCTTCGGCACCGACTCCCCTCAGGGCTATGCGCTCGATCCCCTCGCCTATGCCGCCGAGGTCGCCTGGCGCAAAGGCATCGTCGTGGTCGTGGCGGGTGGCAACGACGGCAAGGCCGCCACCTCCCTGGCCGATCCGGCGATCGACCCCTTCGTGCTTGCCGTCGGGGCCGACGATCCCATGGGAACCGTCGGGCCGGCCGACGACGCGCCCGCCTCGTTCTCCTCCCGGGGCAACGGCAACCGCCACGTCGACGTCCTGGCTCCGGGCAAGTCGCTCATCTCCCTGCGCGACCCCAACTCCGTGGTCGACATGAACTTCCCGAGTGCGCGGGTGGGCACCCGGTTCTTCCGGGGCAGCGGTACCTCGCAGGCGGCCGCGGTGACATCGGGCGCGGCGGCTCTGCTGCTCCAGCAGCGGCCCACCCTCACCCCCGATCAGGTCAAGGCCGTGCTCATGGCCAGTGCGCTCAAGGTCAAGGCCAGCAACGTGTTGCAGGGCTCCGGCATCATCGATGTGGGTCGGGCCATGACCACGGTGGCGGGGCCCTCGACCCAGAGCTATCCCTACTCGAGCGGCCAGGGCTCGCTCGAGACGGCGCGCGGCGCGGTACACGTGGTCGATCCCGCCACCGGCCAGGCTCTGACCGGCGAACGCGACATCTTCGGCCAGGTCTGGAACCCCGCCACCTGGGCGCCCGCCGCGCTGAACGGCTCCAGCTGGAGCGGGGGCACCTGGAACGGCTCCTCATGGTCCGGCTCCTCGTGGTCCGGCTCCTCGTGGTCCGGCAGCTCGTGGACGGGCAGCTCGTGGTCCGGCAGCTCGTGGAGCGGCTCGTCGTGGTCGGGCAGCTCGTGGTCGGGCNNNNNNNNNNNNNNNNNNNNNNNNNNNNNNNNNNNNNNNNNNNNNNNNNNNNNNNNNNNNNNNNNNNNNNNNNNNNNN encodes the following:
- a CDS encoding peptidase S8 and S53 subtilisin kexin sedolisin — its product is MLLASLAGAPRAPRVQLRGPDVAVIVRAESARVAAVERLVGRLGGSVGRRLAIIDGFTARVPAGSVGRLAGADGVRAVTADARGHMLSVDPALGYDPAADLSSPTNVASIINANPAYAAGLTGKGVDVALIDSGVAPVVGLTSPGKVVNGPDLSFDSQNPNLVYLDGYGHGTHMAGLIAGRDTADSAVPDPAHFTGVAPDARILNVKVGAADGSVDVSQVIAAIDWVVQHRSDNGLNVRVLNLSFGTDSPQGYALDPLAYAAEVAWRKGIVVVVAGGNDGKAATSLADPAIDPFVLAVGADDPMGTVGPADDAPASFSSRGNGNRHVDVLAPGKSLISLRDPNSVVDMNFPSARVGTRFFRGSGTSQAAAVTSGAAALLLQQRPTLTPDQVKAVLMASALKVKASNVLQGSGIIDVGRAMTTVAGPSTQSYPYSSGQGSLETARGAVHVVDPATGQALTGERDIFGQVWNPATWAPAALNGSSWSGGTWNGSSWSGSSWSGSSWSGSSWTGSSWSGSSWSGSSWSGSSWSG